One window of Bacteroidota bacterium genomic DNA carries:
- a CDS encoding 4Fe-4S ferredoxin, whose amino-acid sequence MKRDIVKIDEELCNGCGDCIPNCHEGALQIIDEKARLVSDLMCDGLGACIGHCPLGAITIEQREAEAYNETKVMVDMIKKGKNTVIAHLVHLKEHQELELMKEGINYLKANEQNLDFDLSETITAIHTEKKSSCESGGCPGSAPVSINSDLKLDFSTGSLKSELKQWPVQFHLINPVAAYFKNTDLLLAADCVAFSIGNFHQDYLKGKQLIIACPKLDSEQDSYLQKLIHLIDNAKVNTITTMIMQVPCCGGLLQLVKTAIEKANRKVPVKLIVVGIEGNILQEDWI is encoded by the coding sequence ATGAAACGAGATATTGTAAAAATAGATGAAGAATTATGTAACGGATGTGGAGATTGTATTCCCAATTGTCATGAAGGAGCTTTGCAAATTATTGATGAAAAAGCAAGGTTAGTAAGCGATTTGATGTGTGACGGATTAGGTGCTTGTATTGGTCATTGTCCTTTAGGAGCAATAACAATAGAGCAACGAGAAGCCGAAGCCTATAACGAAACAAAAGTAATGGTTGACATGATAAAGAAAGGAAAGAATACTGTAATTGCACATTTAGTTCACTTAAAAGAACATCAAGAACTTGAATTAATGAAAGAAGGAATAAATTATTTAAAAGCAAATGAACAGAACTTAGATTTTGATTTAAGTGAAACTATTACTGCTATTCATACAGAAAAAAAATCTTCTTGTGAAAGTGGTGGTTGCCCGGGTTCAGCCCCTGTAAGTATCAATAGCGACTTAAAATTAGATTTTAGTACAGGTAGTTTAAAATCCGAATTAAAACAATGGCCTGTTCAATTTCATCTCATCAACCCTGTTGCTGCATATTTTAAAAATACTGATTTATTACTCGCTGCTGATTGTGTAGCTTTTTCAATTGGTAATTTCCATCAGGATTATTTAAAAGGAAAACAACTTATTATTGCTTGCCCTAAACTTGATAGTGAACAAGATAGTTATTTGCAAAAATTGATTCACTTAATTGATAACGCTAAAGTAAATACAATAACGACCATGATTATGCAAGTACCTTGTTGTGGAGGATTGTTGCAATTAGTAAAAACTGCTATTGAAAAAGCGAATCGTAAAGTGCCAGTTAAATTGATAGTTGTAGGAATAGAAGGAAATATTTTACAAGAAGATTGGATTTAA
- the trxA gene encoding thioredoxin — MTSSNFSTTISSGVTLVDFWATWCRPCLMQAPIVEEVAVEIGNKATIGKLDVDQAGMIAQQYGIRNIPTILIFKDGEVVERFVGLKDKQSLLNAINKHL, encoded by the coding sequence ATGACAAGTAGTAATTTTAGCACAACAATATCTTCGGGAGTAACACTCGTTGATTTTTGGGCTACATGGTGTCGTCCTTGCCTTATGCAAGCACCTATTGTTGAAGAAGTAGCAGTAGAAATAGGTAATAAAGCAACAATAGGAAAACTTGATGTTGACCAAGCAGGAATGATAGCACAACAATATGGCATAAGAAATATCCCAACAATTTTAATTTTTAAAGATGGTGAAGTTGTAGAACGATTTGTTGGATTAAAAGACAAACAGTCATTACTCAACGCAATAAACAAGCATCTTTAA
- a CDS encoding cupin domain-containing protein → MKIKKVEITEKKKNPHNTDARLLYDMDEAQAVHITLKSGESLKPHITPVNVFFYILEGEPTIVIGKEKEIVKKDCLVESPKDIPHCIYNYSENDVRVLVVKVPKPTTATKIL, encoded by the coding sequence ATGAAAATAAAAAAAGTTGAAATAACAGAAAAGAAAAAAAATCCGCATAACACTGATGCAAGATTATTATATGATATGGATGAAGCACAAGCAGTGCATATCACACTAAAATCAGGAGAAAGTTTAAAACCACATATTACTCCTGTAAATGTATTTTTCTATATTCTTGAAGGAGAACCGACAATAGTGATAGGCAAAGAAAAAGAAATTGTAAAAAAAGATTGCTTAGTTGAAAGTCCTAAAGATATTCCTCATTGCATTTATAATTATTCAGAAAATGATGTAAGAGTTTTGGTTGTGAAAGTTCCTAAACCAACAACTGCTACTAAAATTCTTTAG
- a CDS encoding Crp/Fnr family transcriptional regulator codes for MYQILLKCLLFNGLNSSEIEELLESFTYRKRKFVKNELIATSGNIVKGINILIAGDVRGEMVDFGGKIIKIEDMQTPKVLAPAFLFGKNNVYPVDIIANCNVEILFIHKDSFLKILQLNKAVLMNYLNIISNQSQFLSTKIKFLSFHSIKGKFAHYIINLSNQSNEKEIFLPLSQSKLASLFGVTRPSLSRVIRELNDTKIISAKGKKLKILDETALIEFLS; via the coding sequence ATGTATCAAATATTGCTTAAATGTCTTTTATTCAATGGTCTGAATTCTTCAGAGATTGAAGAACTTTTAGAATCTTTTACATACAGAAAAAGAAAATTTGTAAAAAATGAATTGATAGCAACATCAGGAAATATAGTGAAAGGAATAAATATTTTGATAGCTGGAGATGTTAGGGGAGAAATGGTTGATTTTGGAGGAAAAATAATTAAAATTGAAGATATGCAAACGCCAAAAGTATTGGCACCTGCTTTTTTGTTTGGTAAAAATAATGTTTATCCTGTTGATATTATTGCAAATTGTAATGTTGAAATTTTATTTATTCACAAAGATTCATTTTTGAAAATTTTACAACTTAACAAAGCTGTACTTATGAACTATTTGAATATAATTTCCAATCAATCACAATTTTTATCAACAAAAATTAAATTCTTATCATTTCATAGCATTAAAGGAAAGTTTGCTCATTACATAATTAATTTGAGTAATCAAAGCAATGAAAAAGAGATTTTTCTACCATTATCACAATCAAAGCTTGCAAGTTTGTTTGGTGTAACAAGACCTTCACTCAGCAGGGTGATAAGGGAGTTAAATGACACAAAAATAATTTCAGCAAAGGGAAAGAAATTAAAAATACTTGATGAAACTGCATTAATTGAGTTTCTTTCTTGA
- a CDS encoding tetratricopeptide repeat protein has protein sequence MKKILLTITFFSIFFTAVFSQNTTDEQLAIQYFQNEEYEKAIVIFEELFEKDQSSLYIYNYYFSCLLNLKEFKEAKSLLKKLNRKYPDKTEYIVDLGYLYELTDNDKKAKNIYKDVLNDLTADEVIIRHVANAFYKRKKIDLAIKTYQKGRKILRDKTAFGFTLATLYSLNGEIENMTFEYLQILDNTPKKLEAIQDLLQDKIQATATYKKVKTIVIKEVQSKNYPSTYVDLLSWLFIQKKDFKAAFRQQKALDKRYNNNNRGLIKLSETCILNKAYSVAEEIYNYIISKGQKTPYFYHAKFGLIDIQYLQLKNNPNPDIESIRKIEKEYSEYINYEFYKYIRLTEKVILRLGEIKAVYLNNVPGAINFLSKYLNVRQISKETKAQIKLSLGDYYVLDGDVWEATLLYKQVDKMFRDHPLGHIAKFRSAKLSFFMGDFEWANDQLDILKASTSELIANDALQLSMLIQDNLGLDSTDHALKMYARADFYLFKNNFNSATTTIDSIFLKFPQHSLSDDALFLKGRIQLKQKHFEKAIENFQNVYKNYPDDILADDALYKTAIIYEQFLNNNEEAFKIYEKIILDYPGSVFVVNARNKYRKMKTDKKDILIEN, from the coding sequence ATGAAAAAAATATTACTGACAATAACATTTTTCAGCATCTTTTTTACAGCAGTTTTTTCTCAAAACACTACTGACGAACAACTTGCAATTCAGTATTTTCAGAATGAAGAATACGAAAAAGCAATCGTTATTTTTGAAGAACTTTTTGAAAAAGATCAGTCATCACTATACATTTATAATTATTATTTCAGTTGTCTTTTAAATCTCAAAGAATTCAAAGAAGCTAAATCTTTACTCAAAAAGTTAAATCGTAAATATCCTGATAAAACCGAATACATAGTGGATTTAGGATATCTTTATGAATTGACTGATAACGATAAAAAAGCAAAAAATATTTATAAGGATGTTCTCAATGATTTAACTGCTGATGAAGTTATTATTCGCCATGTTGCAAATGCTTTTTATAAACGGAAAAAAATTGATTTGGCAATAAAAACATATCAAAAAGGACGAAAAATTCTCAGAGACAAAACAGCATTTGGATTTACGCTTGCTACTTTGTATTCCCTTAACGGAGAAATAGAAAATATGACATTTGAATATTTGCAGATTCTTGATAATACGCCAAAAAAACTAGAAGCTATACAAGACCTTTTACAAGATAAGATTCAAGCAACAGCAACTTACAAAAAAGTAAAAACAATAGTAATAAAAGAAGTTCAATCAAAAAATTACCCGTCAACTTATGTTGATTTACTTAGCTGGCTTTTTATTCAAAAAAAGGATTTTAAAGCCGCTTTTCGTCAGCAAAAAGCATTAGACAAAAGATATAACAACAACAATCGCGGACTTATAAAACTATCAGAAACCTGCATTTTGAACAAAGCATACTCTGTGGCAGAAGAAATTTATAACTATATTATTAGTAAAGGACAAAAGACCCCATATTTTTATCATGCAAAATTCGGATTAATTGACATTCAATATTTGCAACTTAAAAACAATCCCAATCCTGATATTGAATCAATAAGAAAAATTGAAAAAGAATATTCGGAATATATTAATTATGAATTTTACAAATACATTAGACTTACTGAAAAAGTTATTCTACGACTCGGAGAAATAAAAGCAGTTTATTTGAATAATGTACCAGGAGCTATAAATTTTTTATCAAAATACCTTAATGTTCGTCAAATAAGTAAAGAAACAAAAGCACAAATAAAATTATCACTTGGCGACTACTATGTTCTTGATGGCGATGTGTGGGAAGCAACTTTACTTTACAAGCAAGTTGACAAAATGTTCCGAGACCATCCATTGGGACATATTGCTAAATTTCGCAGTGCAAAGCTTTCTTTTTTTATGGGCGATTTTGAATGGGCTAATGACCAGCTTGATATTTTAAAAGCTTCAACCTCCGAGCTTATTGCAAACGATGCTTTGCAATTATCAATGCTTATTCAAGATAATCTCGGACTTGACTCAACAGATCATGCACTAAAAATGTATGCAAGAGCAGATTTTTATTTATTCAAAAATAATTTTAATAGTGCCACAACTACTATTGATTCCATTTTTTTAAAATTCCCCCAGCATTCACTTAGCGATGATGCATTATTCTTAAAAGGAAGAATTCAGCTTAAACAAAAACATTTTGAAAAAGCAATTGAGAATTTCCAAAATGTTTATAAAAATTATCCCGATGACATCCTTGCTGATGATGCACTGTACAAAACTGCAATTATTTATGAGCAATTTTTAAATAACAATGAAGAAGCATTTAAAATTTATGAAAAAATTATTCTCGATTATCCGGGAAGTGTATTTGTTGTGAATGCACGAAATAAATACAGAAAAATGAAAACTGACAAAAAAGACATTTTAATTGAGAATTGA
- a CDS encoding DUF4837 family protein, translating to MRYLVIIFSIIFIFSISSCNHKDSKDKKNQEKQLENIPTSIGGIYELFVVGENLTSNPELKIKISESISQIIPALPQPEQMFSLTFIDVNNFNANFRKNINVLLLSVLPKDKQMQNLIGNITTKENINFIKIKNVWSEPQKVISVSGNTEEALISELQKRKVEIFNSFDKTSKIKLRNLIYKKNEHSKFTKRLSENHNFKFLVPKNYFFVLEAFPGNRDTILEKYNLNSLAWMRSESEKSNNNIIIYSVDYDKKLLESEKEIFKLKSKVSKIVTSKNKDSYMSIDTIHYDYYFQKNKLNNLEAFELKGIWQMENDWMGGPFINYIIPDKKNNRIIFIEAFIYAAGTQKRNFVKRLEVILETFSLGS from the coding sequence ATGAGATACTTAGTTATAATATTTTCGATTATTTTTATTTTCAGCATTTCTTCATGTAATCACAAAGATTCTAAAGACAAAAAAAATCAAGAAAAGCAATTAGAAAATATCCCAACATCCATAGGAGGAATTTATGAACTATTTGTGGTAGGAGAAAACCTCACTTCAAATCCTGAATTAAAAATAAAAATATCAGAATCAATTAGTCAGATAATTCCTGCATTACCCCAGCCTGAGCAAATGTTCTCTCTCACTTTTATTGATGTTAATAATTTTAATGCAAATTTTAGAAAAAACATTAATGTACTATTGCTTTCAGTATTACCAAAGGACAAACAAATGCAAAATCTTATTGGGAACATCACTACAAAGGAAAATATAAACTTTATCAAAATCAAGAATGTTTGGAGTGAACCACAAAAAGTAATCAGTGTTTCGGGAAACACAGAAGAAGCTTTAATTTCTGAATTGCAAAAAAGAAAAGTAGAAATTTTTAATTCTTTTGATAAAACTTCCAAAATAAAATTAAGAAATCTTATTTACAAAAAAAACGAGCATTCAAAATTTACTAAAAGACTTAGTGAAAATCATAATTTTAAATTTTTAGTTCCAAAAAATTACTTTTTTGTACTTGAAGCGTTCCCCGGCAACAGAGATACAATTCTTGAAAAATACAATCTAAACAGCTTAGCTTGGATGCGTAGCGAATCAGAAAAATCAAACAACAATATAATTATTTATTCTGTTGATTACGATAAGAAATTACTTGAATCGGAAAAGGAAATTTTCAAACTTAAATCAAAAGTCAGTAAAATTGTAACAAGTAAAAACAAAGATTCTTATATGTCAATTGACACAATTCATTACGATTATTATTTTCAAAAAAACAAATTAAATAATCTTGAAGCCTTTGAATTAAAAGGAATCTGGCAAATGGAAAATGACTGGATGGGTGGTCCTTTTATCAATTACATTATTCCTGATAAAAAGAATAACAGAATCATTTTTATTGAAGCATTTATTTATGCCGCAGGAACTCAAAAGCGAAATTTTGTAAAACGACTAGAAGTCATCCTTGAAACTTTTTCTTTAGGCTCTTAA
- the mnmE gene encoding tRNA uridine-5-carboxymethylaminomethyl(34) synthesis GTPase MnmE, translating into MINANQTDTIAAIATAPGKGALGIIRVSGTKAFEIVNSIFTGKDLKKVATQTIHYGFIKDKETVVDEVLVSVFKNPGSYTGEDLIEISCHGSLFILNEMMNLLLKKGAKQASAGEFTLRAFLNKKLDLSQAEAVVDVIDSETKASHKIAINQMRGGFSERIKLLRTKLLDLSTLFELELDFAEEDVEFATNEQLSNILIEIKKEVAVMVDSFKLGNVLKQGVSVVIAGRPNAGKSTLLNSLLEDERAITSHIPGTTRDFIEDVINIDGILFRFVDTAGLTQSENEIEKIGIARTLEKINKADIIIYLFDVTELSSEDVKEDIKQLQLKSKFVIVANKFDKINKEKIGEIKKKYKSIDKDVVFISSKFQKNITELKKTLIKKLDVEKYEGDFSVVTNTRHYKILIDILKSIKDIDTAIENSVSKDFISIDIRSILQQMGEITGEITNDEILGNIFGRFCIGK; encoded by the coding sequence ATGATAAACGCAAATCAAACTGATACAATAGCTGCAATTGCAACAGCTCCGGGGAAAGGAGCTCTTGGAATAATTAGAGTTTCGGGAACAAAAGCCTTTGAAATTGTTAATTCTATTTTTACAGGAAAAGACCTTAAAAAAGTTGCTACTCAAACAATACATTATGGATTTATAAAAGATAAAGAAACTGTTGTTGATGAAGTTTTAGTAAGTGTTTTTAAAAATCCGGGTTCTTACACCGGTGAAGATTTAATTGAAATTTCTTGTCATGGCTCTTTGTTCATTCTTAATGAAATGATGAATTTGCTTTTAAAAAAAGGAGCAAAGCAGGCAAGTGCGGGTGAGTTTACCTTACGTGCATTTCTAAATAAAAAACTTGATCTTTCTCAAGCTGAAGCTGTGGTTGATGTTATTGATTCAGAAACAAAAGCATCTCATAAAATTGCGATAAATCAAATGAGGGGTGGCTTTTCGGAAAGGATAAAACTTCTTAGAACAAAACTTCTTGACCTTTCTACATTGTTTGAACTGGAACTGGATTTTGCAGAGGAGGATGTTGAGTTTGCAACAAATGAGCAACTTAGTAATATTTTGATTGAAATAAAAAAAGAAGTTGCTGTAATGGTAGATTCTTTTAAGCTTGGGAATGTTTTGAAACAAGGAGTTTCTGTGGTTATTGCCGGCAGACCAAATGCAGGGAAATCTACTTTGTTGAATTCATTGCTTGAAGATGAGAGAGCAATAACTTCTCATATTCCAGGAACAACCAGAGATTTTATTGAGGATGTAATAAATATTGATGGAATACTTTTTAGATTTGTTGATACAGCAGGGCTTACTCAATCGGAAAATGAAATTGAAAAAATTGGTATAGCAAGAACTCTTGAAAAAATTAATAAAGCTGATATAATTATTTATCTTTTTGATGTAACAGAATTATCATCCGAAGATGTAAAAGAAGATATAAAACAGTTGCAGCTAAAATCCAAGTTTGTAATTGTTGCCAACAAATTTGATAAAATTAACAAAGAAAAAATAGGGGAGATAAAGAAGAAATATAAAAGCATTGATAAAGATGTAGTATTTATTTCTTCAAAATTTCAAAAAAATATTACAGAATTAAAAAAGACTCTTATAAAAAAACTTGATGTTGAAAAATACGAAGGTGATTTTTCGGTTGTTACCAACACAAGACATTACAAAATACTCATAGATATTTTAAAGTCAATAAAAGATATTGACACCGCTATTGAAAATTCTGTTTCTAAAGATTTTATCTCAATTGATATTAGAAGTATTCTTCAACAAATGGGAGAAATTACTGGAGAAATTACCAATGATGAAATTCTCGGTAATATTTTTGGGAGGTTTTGTATTGGGAAGTAA